A window of bacterium genomic DNA:
GCTTGACCGCCCGGTCCAATCCGGGAAGAGCGCTCGGCACGCCGTCCATCAGCGATTCACGATGCTTCTCGCCCGCCTTGATCTCCACCCAGTTGGCGATCACCTCCTCGGCGTCCTGGACCCCGAGGGTGCCGAACACGTGAGGATGGCGGCGCACCAGCTTGCGCCGGAGGGTCTCGGCCACGTCCTCGACGTCGAACGCCCCCGTCTCCGAGGCGAGGTTGGAATGGAAGATCACCTGCAGGAGGACGTCGCCTAGTTCCTCCTCCACGTCGTGGTAGGCCACGTAGTCGATCTCATCCCCGCCGGGGGCGCCGTGAGGGAGCCGGCCGATGGCCTCCAGTAGCTCGAAGGTCTCCTCCAGGGCGTATGGAGTGAGCGAGTAGTGGGTCTGCCGCCGGTCCCATGGACACTCCGTCCTCAGCCGGCGCATCGCCCGGATGGCCCCGACGAGGCCGGTCTCGGGAGGGTCGAGGAACAGGCTGGTGCGCGCACCAGCCGCATCGGCGGGGACGTCGCCGATCGGGTAGGTACGGACCAGGGCTTTCTCGGTGCCGAGGTCCGACAGCACGGTTACCGGGGTGCCTTCGGGGAGGGTGCGTCCGAGCCGGCGCAGCGCCTCGTCGAGAACCGGTCCGGTGTCCACCTGGAACACCACCGTCGGCAGGTGCAACATCAGGGGATCCGGCAGGTCCCGGCCGTCCAGTACCGTGAAGCCGCGCTCGGTTGGGTCCAGCTGAAGGGCGGAGAACACCTCGTCGAGGAACGAGGGGGCATGTAGCAATTCGACCGGCCGGCCCGCGGCCCGGCAGCGCGCTCTCAGTTCGGCGACGGTGCGTTCCCCGTAGAGCGGGCTACCCGGCGTCGCGTAGATCACGGGGCCCGTCTCCGCCGCCGCCAGCACCCTCGACACGATGGCCTCGTACACCTCGTCGAACGTCTCGCCGGCGTCATAGAGGTCGTCACAGGTGGTCACCCGGCGCCTCTGCGCCAACTGGGCGGCGGCGGGGTGCTGCCCGGTGCGGAGGATCACCCGGCGATCGGGATCCAGTAATGCCGCCCGGACCCCGGCGGGAGTCCGGGAGAGATCTCCGGCCCCGAGGCCGGCGACGAACAGGGCTTCGTTCAGGATTCCGGCGGGATGATGTTGGGGCTCGGGTCGGTCGTCCACGTTCCGTACTCGGGTTCTACGGTGACTTCTGCTTCCGTGAGGACATTGGTCAGCCACTCCACCCATCGCCGGTTACCGTCCGACAGCCGCAGGTCCTCGGCCAGCCCTTCCCGGACATCCTCGAATGCGGGAACAGTCCGCGCGTTCACCAGGATCACGTGCCAACCGAAGTTGGATTGGACCGGTCCGAACGGGATGCCCACCTCGGCCTCGAGGGTGGCGGCGGCGAACTCGGCAACGTACGTAGCAGGGGAGGAGCACCCCAGGTCGCCCCCGTTGGGGCCGCTCGGCCCGGTTGACAACTCCATCGCCAAGGCGCCGAAGTCCTCTCCTGCCACGGCGCGGTCGTAGGCGGCGTTGCCTTCCTCCTCGGTCTCGAGGAGGATATGGGCGGCGCAGACCTGGCTGAGCTCACCGAGCGACGCCTCGTAGATCGCCATCAGCTCCTCTTCGGCGGGGGGACCGGCGCCGGCCACGA
This region includes:
- the mazG gene encoding nucleoside triphosphate pyrophosphohydrolase — encoded protein: MDDRPEPQHHPAGILNEALFVAGLGAGDLSRTPAGVRAALLDPDRRVILRTGQHPAAAQLAQRRRVTTCDDLYDAGETFDEVYEAIVSRVLAAAETGPVIYATPGSPLYGERTVAELRARCRAAGRPVELLHAPSFLDEVFSALQLDPTERGFTVLDGRDLPDPLMLHLPTVVFQVDTGPVLDEALRRLGRTLPEGTPVTVLSDLGTEKALVRTYPIGDVPADAAGARTSLFLDPPETGLVGAIRAMRRLRTECPWDRRQTHYSLTPYALEETFELLEAIGRLPHGAPGGDEIDYVAYHDVEEELGDVLLQVIFHSNLASETGAFDVEDVAETLRRKLVRRHPHVFGTLGVQDAEEVIANWVEIKAGEKHRESLMDGVPSALPGLDRAVKLQKRAARVGFDWPDARSVVGDVEEEIAELVEVIDQGEEARPEDADHELGDVLFAVTNLARHLGVPPELALRKAVNRFETRFRRMEELDDLAAADLNRLDALWEKAKQEERH
- a CDS encoding peptidylprolyl isomerase, translated to MLNLITGRRGTRVRPAFLAFASLAAALLVACGSTGEVATVDGEPITFDEVSVLIPDAGDTVDVARFANSLMLVVADRVMSSQAEQQFGVVRTEQQIDAKLGELLLQTGLTAEQIYETYGLTEASLRLIAAQEVTAEQVAQELVAGAGPPAEEELMAIYEASLGELSQVCAAHILLETEEEGNAAYDRAVAGEDFGALAMELSTGPSGPNGGDLGCSSPATYVAEFAAATLEAEVGIPFGPVQSNFGWHVILVNARTVPAFEDVREGLAEDLRLSDGNRRWVEWLTNVLTEAEVTVEPEYGTWTTDPSPNIIPPES